Part of the Nicotiana sylvestris chromosome 5, ASM39365v2, whole genome shotgun sequence genome is shown below.
GAAGTaatgaaaagatgaggataatggcaatgcatatcatgctcggtctcccaagttgcctcttTGACTGGTTGACCCCTCTAGTGAACCTTCACcaaagcaatgttctttgacctcaactttcggacctgcctatccaatatggCCACAAACTCCTcaacataagtcaaatccttgtccaatagTACTGagctgaagtctaaaacatggGACAGATCACcttgatacttccgaagcatggaaacatgaaatactggatgaactacagataagctaggtggcaatgcaagcttgtaggcCACTTCCCCCACTCTCTCGAGGATCTCAAAATAAccaatatacctagggctcaacttgctctTCTTTTCGAAcatcatcacacccttcatgggtgaaacttgGAGCAAAACCCTTTCTCCAACCATGAATGTAACATCACGAACTCTTCGATCGACATAAATCTTCTACCTAGACTGTGTTGTACGAAGCTAATACTGGATCAACTTGACTTTCTCTAAGGCATCTCGAACGAAATCTGTGCCCAACAAcgtagcctcacccggctcaaaccaaccaacttgAGAACGACATCACCTCCCATATAGGGCCTCATAAAGAgttatctgaatactcgattggtagctattattataggaaaactctgcaagcggcaagaaatgatcccaagaacccccaaaatccATAACACTAGCATGaaacatatcctctaatatctgtgtgggtgaaatattgtactcaaatCAACCCATGTCCCTAACTCACGCTTTACAGCTATGTAAAAGTGCAATGTAAAATGCGTGCCCGATCAGAGATATTGGATACCGGTACTCCATGAAGTCGAAAAATCTCGCAAATATAAATCTGAGCTAGTCGCTAAGAAGAATAGGTATTCCCCACTGGAATGAAatgagccgacttggtcaacctatcgacAATCAACCATACAACATCAAATTTCTTTAAAGTCTatgggagcccaacaacaaagtccatggtaacacgctcccatttccactcgagAATCTCAAGTCTCTGAAGCAAACCGcttggcctctgatgctcatacttcacctgctgaaaGTTTAGGCACTGAGCCACATaatccactatatctttcttcattatcctccactaattatgctatctcaaatcctgatacattttagtggcacccggatgaatggagtaccacaAACTGTGGGCCTTCTGAAGGATCAACTGACGTAAtctatctacattgggcacacataaccAGCCCTGCATCCGCAACACGCCTTCATCTCTGACAGAAACATCCTTGGCATCATCACCGTGCTGTACCGTGTcattaaggacaagcaaatgggggtcgtcatactgacgctctctaatGCGCTCAtataaggaaaaccgagaaaccacGAAATCAAGAACTCGACTAGGTTTAGAAACATCTAATATTATAgattgattggccaaggcctaaacatccatggCTAGTGGCCTCTACTACCGGTAGATATGCCAAACTACCTAAACTCTCcgactttctactcaaggcatcggccaccacattggccttcccgggatgatatagaataggaatatcatagtctttaagaaACTCTAACCGTAGCTACAAgctaagatccttctacttgaacagatgTTGGAGACTCCGGTGGTCGGTATAGACCTCACATGcgacaccatacagataatgccaccaaatcttcaaggcatgaacaatagctgccaaTTCTAAGTTGgggactggataattcttctcatgaaccttcaacttccGAGACGAGTAGGTAATCACCCGACCATATGGCATCAACACCATGCTAAGGCTAACACGTGACACATCAAAATACAGAGTGTAAGACCCCCAACCTGTAGGCAACACCAACATTGGGTctatagtcaaagcagtcttgagcttttgaaataCGCTTCACACTCCTCGGACCATCTGAAAAGAGCtcctttctgggtcaatctagtcataaGTGTAGTAATGGATGAAAC
Proteins encoded:
- the LOC138868610 gene encoding uncharacterized protein, with amino-acid sequence MVGERVLLQVSPMKGVMMFEKKSKLSPRYIGYFEILERVGEVAYKLALPPSLSVVHPVFHVSMLRKYQGDLSHVLDFSSVLLDKDLTYVEEFVAILDRQVRKLRSKNIALVKVH